A stretch of Mesorhizobium sp. M2A.F.Ca.ET.046.03.2.1 DNA encodes these proteins:
- a CDS encoding alanine--tRNA ligase-related protein: MIRRYQDFCLSKGINFTRFESVQPHDETTLFCSAGMQQYKSFFSDPSYIGTVANSQACLRMGDLDEIGDGTHFLNFTMLGLFSFREMTVGEAIDFWLEFLETLGLVPDHATIHPDRLTEWSPLYRGRVPIIPDSECTWSDGSISGYCTEFHKGVVEIGNIVNPLGTCIDAGFGLERLDMIVNGIPADNALTTLRDTAMKVIESGYRPGNKEQGYVLRKLLRRICVMGGMLDHPFFEEEVERQKRLRAKYVRLRDRHADKSPEWWFDTHGVDVAEMRQLDRG; this comes from the coding sequence CTGATCCGGCGATATCAAGACTTTTGCCTTTCAAAGGGCATCAATTTCACACGTTTTGAATCCGTACAGCCGCACGACGAAACCACGCTTTTCTGCAGCGCTGGAATGCAGCAGTACAAATCGTTCTTCTCGGATCCCTCCTACATTGGAACCGTCGCCAACAGCCAGGCATGCTTGCGCATGGGCGACCTCGACGAGATCGGAGACGGAACCCACTTTCTCAATTTCACCATGCTCGGCCTTTTCTCCTTCAGGGAGATGACCGTCGGCGAAGCAATAGATTTCTGGCTCGAGTTTCTGGAAACGCTCGGGCTGGTTCCAGATCACGCGACCATTCATCCGGACCGACTGACCGAATGGAGCCCGCTCTATCGCGGGCGCGTGCCGATTATCCCGGATTCGGAATGCACGTGGAGCGATGGCAGTATCAGTGGATACTGCACGGAGTTCCACAAGGGTGTGGTCGAGATCGGAAACATCGTCAATCCGCTCGGGACCTGCATCGACGCCGGCTTCGGCCTTGAGCGCCTCGACATGATCGTCAACGGCATCCCGGCTGACAACGCACTCACCACGTTGCGCGATACAGCGATGAAGGTGATTGAAAGCGGATATCGACCTGGCAACAAGGAGCAGGGATACGTTCTGCGAAAGCTGCTTCGCCGCATTTGCGTAATGGGCGGCATGCTGGATCACCCTTTCTTTGAGGAAGAGGTCGAACGCCAGAAGCGGCTTCGCGCCAAGTACGTGCGGCTTCGCGACCGGCATGCCGACAAGAGTCCGGAATGGTGGTTCGACACGCACGGTGTCGATGTCGCAGAAATGCGCCAATTGGATCGCGGGTGA
- a CDS encoding LysR family transcriptional regulator — translation MRYLNSAHYIDVVAKTGSIRAAAELLAITSTALNRRILAMEAELGVAIFERLPHGVRLSSAGELLVQHMRNQLSDMEHVKSQIADLAGARRGHVAIACSQALLPYHLPMQISLYRKEHPNVTFGVHLRDREEAERALVDHTADIAIVYEPTRLAAFMTLMRVHQPVHAVMRPDHPLASHETVRLRACLDYPIALPTSSYGVRYLLDIGAQSSSLQLEPVIQSDSFVFLRNHAISEDIITFHFPIGLSHQTMTGDMISRPLDPRDVPAGMLYVGQLKGRTLPVAAARFADQLSDSLAQQYDVS, via the coding sequence ATGCGTTACCTGAACTCCGCTCACTATATCGATGTGGTGGCCAAGACCGGGTCAATCCGCGCCGCCGCAGAATTGCTCGCCATAACCTCGACGGCGCTCAACCGGCGTATATTGGCGATGGAGGCCGAACTCGGCGTTGCGATTTTCGAGCGACTGCCTCACGGCGTGCGATTGTCCAGCGCCGGCGAACTTCTAGTGCAGCACATGCGCAACCAGTTATCCGATATGGAGCACGTGAAATCGCAGATTGCAGACCTTGCTGGCGCCCGGCGTGGCCATGTGGCGATCGCCTGCAGCCAGGCACTGTTGCCCTACCATTTGCCGATGCAGATCTCACTCTACCGCAAGGAACATCCGAATGTGACCTTCGGAGTGCACCTGCGCGACCGGGAGGAGGCCGAGCGTGCCTTGGTCGATCACACGGCCGACATCGCCATCGTCTACGAGCCAACCCGGCTGGCTGCTTTCATGACTCTGATGCGGGTGCACCAGCCGGTGCATGCGGTTATGCGGCCCGATCATCCGCTGGCTTCTCATGAGACGGTGCGCTTGCGCGCTTGCCTCGACTATCCAATCGCGCTTCCCACATCAAGTTACGGCGTGCGCTACCTGCTCGACATCGGGGCGCAATCGTCATCGCTGCAGCTGGAGCCGGTAATTCAATCGGACAGCTTCGTATTCCTGCGCAACCACGCTATTTCGGAGGATATCATCACCTTCCATTTCCCAATTGGCCTGTCCCACCAGACGATGACCGGTGATATGATCTCCCGGCCGCTCGACCCGCGCGACGTGCCCGCTGGCATGCTCTATGTCGGCCAACTCAAGGGCCGCACCCTGCCGGTGGCCGCTGCCCGTTTCGCCGACCAGCTTTCCGACTCGCTGGCGCAGCAGTATGACGTGTCGTGA